A single region of the Opitutus sp. genome encodes:
- a CDS encoding glutamate synthase subunit alpha → MAKILPSPLYSAEQEHDACGVGCIAKLTGERSHDVLKRAIDALKALAHRGAIDADAVTGDGAGLLTQLPLELFKAYLAERKKSLFREQDLGVGMIFLPRGDEYAQAHAKKIVEAAVKAEGLAWLDWREVPTDSSCLGRKAIETQPLIVQALVARKEDLADDEFERKLFLAQKCIERQVAEAKIAGFYVCSFSSRTIIYKGLLTPSQLRKYFTDLKSPLFTTAFAIFHQRYSTNTFPTWHLAHPFRMMAHNGEINTIRGNRNRMRARENSVSHGVWGDRFADLKPLVQPAMSDSASFDNALQLITLGGRSPLHAAMMMMPPAWEKDKKFSAETRGFFRYHAGMMEPWDGPAAVVFTDGLTIGAALDRNGLRPARYKIFDDGYFILASEAGLVHDFPGKVVEAGRLGPGRMLALDLVEHKFYHDEEIKARFTTDPKFKQWCAEHLVNNQAAPASGSAAAPAVAPASVVDQLAFGYDHDEIELILTPLAEGLEPTGSMGDDTPMAVLSRRPRLLYSYFKQLFAQVTNPPIDSIREKTVMSLTGYLGGRLSLFEEFPKTAGLVEFDSPILFDHEVAALFEVSFLKDRVVRLPALFDASQGPDALEAAVKALAAQAEAAVGKAGAKLVIVSDRGANAKLAAIPMLLAVGAVNQQLVRAGLRLQADLMAETGEARDVHQIATLLAFGSNAVNPYLALELVAGLATSGATTKPVTVAQALLNYKTTIDAGLLKIMAKMGISTLLSYRGAQMFEALGVSKKLIEANFTGTASPIGGIGYPEIAIEALRRHSRAYPEASYELGAKSSELPAPSSQPQAPSSELLPLSSAPADLGNEGYYRVNKKGEGEFHGWNPKVVSAMNKFVRAGGSAESYNEWKTQADDHAPVSIKDILKIRFSAATPIALDEVEPIEEIRQRFTTAGMSMGALSPEMHEALAIAMNRIGGKSNSGEGGEDPDRFNVRANGDNANSAIKQIASGRFGVTPAYLSSAKEIEIKMAQGAKPGEGGQLPGAKVTPLIAKLRFSVPGVTLISPPPHHDIYSIEDLAQLIFDIKEVNPRAKVCVKLVSSSGVGTVAAGVAKAYADVILVSGHDGGTGASPLASIKNAGSVWEIGVAEAHQVLMMNGLRGRVTLRTDGGMKTGRDIVIAALLGAEEFNFGTAALIAGGCAMFRVCHLNTCPVGVATQREDLRAKFRGKPENIINFFNAVAEDVRHYLAKLGARNLNEIVGRVDLLEQIDDPANPKSKLVDLSGLLHNPDPSGETDRFHTRQRNERFGGEGSLDEAILQEARDVILGESSRLVARYKVTNVNRDIGTQISGQIAYQHGNEGLPAGTIDLTFTGSAGQSFGAFLVNGLRLTLIGEANDYVGKGINGGEIIVRPKPSETFAWNEQALLGNTCLYGATGGTLFAAGRAGERFAVRNSGATTVVEGVGDHGCEYMTVGTVVILGPTGSNFGAGMSGGLAFIYDPAESLPKNINPAMIGLERLSGAEEIESLKQLVAAHAKATTSPYAQALLADWAATVAKFWKVVPFAPTPDAPKPVLRYPAG, encoded by the coding sequence ATGGCCAAGATCCTTCCGTCACCGCTTTATTCCGCTGAACAAGAACACGATGCATGCGGCGTCGGGTGTATCGCCAAGCTCACCGGCGAGCGCTCCCACGATGTGCTCAAGCGCGCCATCGACGCCCTCAAGGCCCTCGCCCATCGCGGCGCCATCGACGCCGATGCGGTCACCGGCGACGGCGCAGGCTTGCTCACCCAGCTGCCGCTGGAACTCTTTAAGGCCTACCTGGCCGAGCGCAAAAAGTCCCTGTTCCGCGAACAGGACCTGGGCGTGGGCATGATTTTCCTGCCCCGTGGCGACGAATACGCCCAGGCCCACGCCAAAAAAATCGTCGAGGCCGCCGTCAAGGCCGAGGGCCTGGCCTGGCTCGATTGGCGCGAAGTCCCCACCGACTCCAGCTGCTTGGGCCGCAAGGCGATAGAAACCCAGCCGCTCATCGTTCAGGCCCTCGTTGCCCGCAAGGAGGACCTCGCCGACGACGAATTTGAGCGCAAACTCTTCCTCGCCCAAAAGTGCATCGAGCGCCAGGTCGCCGAGGCCAAAATCGCGGGTTTTTACGTCTGCTCGTTCTCCTCGCGCACCATCATTTACAAGGGCCTGCTCACGCCGAGCCAGTTGCGCAAGTACTTCACGGACCTGAAGTCGCCGCTGTTCACCACCGCGTTCGCGATTTTCCACCAGCGCTACTCGACCAACACGTTCCCCACCTGGCACTTGGCGCATCCGTTCCGGATGATGGCCCACAACGGCGAGATCAACACCATCCGCGGCAACCGCAACCGCATGCGCGCCCGCGAAAACTCCGTCTCCCACGGGGTCTGGGGCGACCGTTTCGCCGACCTCAAGCCGCTCGTTCAGCCGGCCATGTCGGACTCCGCCTCCTTCGACAACGCCCTTCAGCTCATCACCTTGGGCGGACGCAGCCCGCTCCACGCCGCGATGATGATGATGCCCCCGGCCTGGGAAAAAGATAAAAAGTTCTCCGCCGAGACGCGCGGCTTTTTCCGTTACCACGCCGGCATGATGGAGCCGTGGGACGGCCCCGCCGCCGTGGTTTTCACCGACGGTCTCACCATCGGCGCCGCCCTCGACCGCAACGGCCTGCGCCCCGCGCGCTACAAGATTTTCGACGACGGCTACTTCATCTTGGCCTCCGAAGCCGGTCTGGTGCATGACTTTCCGGGTAAAGTAGTCGAGGCCGGCCGGCTCGGGCCCGGTCGCATGCTCGCCCTCGATCTGGTGGAGCACAAATTTTACCACGACGAGGAGATCAAGGCCCGCTTCACCACGGATCCCAAGTTCAAGCAGTGGTGCGCCGAACACCTGGTTAACAATCAGGCTGCGCCCGCCTCCGGCTCTGCCGCCGCGCCCGCCGTCGCCCCCGCTTCGGTCGTCGACCAACTCGCCTTCGGCTACGACCACGACGAGATCGAGCTCATCCTCACCCCGCTCGCCGAAGGCCTCGAGCCGACCGGCTCGATGGGCGACGACACGCCGATGGCCGTGCTCTCGCGCCGCCCCCGCCTGCTGTATTCGTATTTCAAGCAGCTGTTCGCCCAGGTCACCAACCCGCCGATCGATTCCATCCGCGAGAAAACGGTCATGTCGCTCACCGGTTACCTCGGTGGCCGCCTGAGCCTGTTCGAGGAATTCCCGAAGACCGCCGGTCTCGTCGAGTTCGATTCGCCCATCCTGTTCGACCACGAGGTGGCCGCGCTCTTTGAGGTGTCCTTCCTGAAGGATCGCGTCGTGCGTCTGCCCGCCCTGTTCGACGCCTCGCAAGGCCCCGACGCGCTCGAGGCCGCCGTCAAGGCCCTCGCTGCCCAGGCCGAGGCCGCCGTCGGCAAGGCCGGCGCCAAGCTGGTGATCGTTTCCGACCGCGGTGCGAACGCCAAGCTGGCCGCCATTCCGATGCTTCTGGCCGTCGGTGCGGTGAATCAGCAGCTGGTGCGCGCCGGTTTACGCCTGCAGGCCGACCTCATGGCCGAGACCGGCGAAGCCCGTGACGTTCACCAGATCGCCACCCTGCTCGCCTTCGGCAGCAATGCGGTTAACCCCTACCTTGCGCTCGAGCTCGTTGCCGGTCTGGCCACCTCCGGGGCCACCACCAAGCCGGTCACCGTCGCCCAGGCCTTGCTCAACTACAAGACCACCATCGACGCCGGCCTGCTCAAGATCATGGCCAAGATGGGCATTTCCACGCTGCTCTCCTACCGGGGCGCGCAGATGTTCGAGGCCCTTGGCGTCTCCAAGAAACTCATCGAGGCGAACTTCACCGGCACCGCCTCGCCCATCGGCGGCATCGGTTACCCCGAGATCGCCATAGAGGCCCTCCGCCGCCACTCCCGCGCTTATCCCGAGGCGAGCTATGAGCTAGGAGCTAAGAGCTCTGAGCTCCCAGCTCCGAGCTCCCAGCCCCAAGCTCCCAGCTCTGAGCTCTTACCTCTGAGCTCCGCTCCCGCCGACCTCGGCAATGAGGGGTATTACCGCGTCAACAAGAAGGGCGAAGGCGAGTTCCACGGTTGGAACCCCAAGGTCGTCTCCGCCATGAACAAGTTCGTGCGCGCCGGCGGTTCTGCCGAATCCTACAACGAGTGGAAAACCCAGGCCGACGACCACGCGCCGGTTTCCATCAAGGACATCCTCAAGATCCGCTTCTCCGCCGCCACGCCGATCGCCCTCGACGAGGTCGAGCCGATCGAGGAAATCCGCCAGCGCTTCACCACCGCCGGTATGTCGATGGGCGCGCTCTCGCCCGAGATGCACGAGGCTCTCGCCATCGCCATGAACCGCATCGGCGGCAAATCCAACTCCGGCGAAGGCGGCGAGGATCCCGACCGTTTCAACGTCCGCGCCAACGGCGACAACGCCAACTCCGCGATCAAGCAGATCGCATCCGGTCGTTTCGGTGTCACGCCCGCTTACCTGTCTTCCGCCAAGGAAATCGAGATCAAGATGGCCCAGGGCGCCAAGCCCGGCGAGGGCGGCCAATTGCCCGGCGCCAAGGTCACCCCGCTCATCGCCAAGCTGCGCTTCAGCGTGCCCGGCGTGACGCTCATCTCGCCCCCGCCGCACCACGACATCTACTCGATTGAGGACCTCGCCCAGCTGATCTTCGACATCAAGGAAGTTAACCCGCGCGCCAAGGTCTGCGTTAAACTCGTCTCCAGCTCCGGCGTCGGCACCGTCGCCGCCGGCGTGGCCAAGGCCTACGCCGACGTCATCTTGGTCTCCGGCCACGATGGCGGCACGGGCGCCTCGCCGCTCGCCTCGATCAAAAACGCCGGCTCGGTCTGGGAAATCGGCGTGGCCGAGGCCCACCAGGTTCTGATGATGAACGGCCTGCGTGGCCGCGTCACGTTGCGCACCGACGGCGGCATGAAAACCGGCCGCGACATCGTGATCGCTGCGTTGCTCGGCGCCGAGGAGTTCAACTTCGGCACCGCCGCGCTCATCGCCGGCGGCTGCGCGATGTTCCGTGTTTGCCACTTGAATACCTGCCCGGTCGGCGTCGCCACCCAGCGCGAAGACCTGCGCGCCAAGTTCCGCGGCAAGCCCGAGAACATCATCAACTTCTTCAACGCCGTCGCCGAGGACGTGCGCCATTACCTCGCCAAACTCGGCGCGCGTAACCTCAACGAGATTGTCGGTCGCGTTGACCTCTTGGAGCAGATCGACGACCCGGCGAACCCGAAGAGCAAGTTGGTCGACCTCTCCGGCCTGTTGCACAACCCCGATCCCTCGGGCGAAACGGACCGTTTCCACACCCGCCAGCGCAACGAGCGTTTCGGTGGCGAAGGCTCGCTCGACGAGGCAATCCTGCAGGAGGCGCGCGACGTCATTCTGGGCGAGTCCTCGCGGCTGGTTGCCCGCTACAAGGTGACCAACGTCAACCGCGACATCGGCACGCAGATCTCCGGCCAGATCGCCTACCAGCACGGCAACGAAGGCCTGCCGGCGGGCACGATCGACCTGACCTTTACCGGTTCGGCCGGCCAGAGTTTCGGCGCGTTTTTGGTCAACGGCCTGCGCCTGACCCTGATTGGCGAGGCCAACGATTACGTGGGCAAAGGCATCAACGGCGGTGAGATCATCGTGCGCCCCAAGCCGAGCGAGACCTTTGCGTGGAACGAGCAGGCGCTGTTGGGCAACACCTGCTTGTACGGGGCGACCGGCGGCACGCTGTTTGCGGCGGGGCGGGCGGGTGAGCGTTTCGCGGTGCGTAACTCCGGGGCGACCACCGTGGTCGAAGGCGTGGGTGACCACGGCTGCGAGTACATGACGGTGGGCACGGTGGTGATTCTCGGGCCGACTGGCAGCAATTTCGGCGCCGGTATGAGCGGCGGGTTGGCCTTCATTTATGACCCCGCCGAGAGCCTGCCGAAGAACATCAACCCGGCGATGATCGGCCTGGAGCGCCTGAGCGGGGCCGAGGAAATCGAAAGCCTGAAGCAGCTGGTGGCGGCGCACGCGAAAGCGACGACGAGCCCGTATGCGCAGGCGTTGCTGGCGGACTGGGCTGCGACGGTGGCCAAGTTCTGGAAAGTGGTGCCCTTCGCGCCGACGCCCGACGCGCCCAAGCCCGTGCTCCGTTATCCTGCCGGATAA
- a CDS encoding transposase yields the protein MATLHPLALNEVFFGPLTGLASASRYARQCPELTDDAFLRLGITRALSDPRSGRGFLQQVGSLFESCPATGHFFEVLKSERRLALLMDVSVQATALLENFTELPAAVDNYALYAGDGHWHGAASHDQKIDERRWPVGHLYALNIRTHAMQHLALTEGKKEHDMSVIKRLGSNALRMGEPTGKKVLWIWDRAGLDFPLWHNWKQTAGVYFLSRTKENLLFEPFASKLFDRADPINHGVIADEIVIAAHQVRVRLIRYRDPVSGEVYEFITSVFDLPPGLLAWLYKKRWEIEKVFDQFKNKLEESKAWASSSTAKQIQAHFLCLTHNLLVLFEQKLERDYQIKNEAGLRRQQKRLDDQIATAKKNDRLLCSLLTTVLRPLQRSVKLLRWLRSHWFSSCPISDLLPQLKLLYANP from the coding sequence ATGGCTACACTTCATCCCCTCGCTTTAAACGAAGTATTTTTCGGGCCGCTTACCGGACTCGCGTCCGCTTCTAGGTACGCGCGTCAATGCCCGGAATTGACTGACGATGCATTCCTTCGGCTTGGTATTACCAGAGCTCTATCGGATCCTCGAAGCGGTCGCGGTTTTCTTCAACAAGTCGGTTCCTTGTTCGAGTCTTGTCCCGCTACGGGGCACTTCTTTGAAGTACTGAAAAGCGAACGCAGGTTGGCTTTATTAATGGATGTTTCGGTGCAGGCCACCGCCCTGCTCGAAAACTTTACCGAACTGCCCGCTGCCGTTGATAATTATGCCCTCTATGCCGGCGACGGTCATTGGCATGGGGCGGCTTCGCACGATCAGAAAATTGATGAACGCCGTTGGCCGGTAGGACATTTATATGCCCTTAATATTCGAACTCATGCCATGCAACATCTTGCACTCACTGAGGGCAAAAAAGAACACGATATGAGCGTGATCAAGCGACTCGGCTCTAATGCTTTGCGTATGGGGGAGCCGACCGGCAAGAAAGTTCTTTGGATCTGGGATCGCGCAGGCCTTGATTTTCCTCTCTGGCATAACTGGAAGCAAACTGCCGGCGTCTATTTTCTTTCACGCACCAAAGAAAATCTCCTGTTTGAGCCCTTCGCTTCGAAGTTGTTTGATCGTGCTGATCCCATTAATCATGGCGTCATAGCGGATGAAATAGTCATCGCCGCCCATCAGGTGCGTGTGCGCTTAATACGATACCGCGATCCAGTCAGTGGTGAGGTGTATGAGTTCATCACCAGCGTTTTTGACTTACCGCCAGGGCTTCTCGCCTGGCTTTATAAAAAACGCTGGGAGATTGAAAAGGTTTTCGATCAATTTAAAAACAAGCTGGAGGAATCCAAGGCGTGGGCGTCGAGCTCAACCGCCAAGCAAATACAGGCCCATTTTCTTTGCCTAACCCATAACCTACTGGTCCTGTTTGAGCAAAAATTAGAACGAGATTATCAAATCAAAAATGAGGCGGGCCTCCGTCGGCAACAAAAACGATTAGACGACCAAATCGCGACCGCCAAAAAAAATGACCGGCTTCTTTGCTCCTTACTCACAACCGTATTGCGACCGCTTCAGCGCAGTGTGAAACTTCTCCGCTGGTTGCGCTCACATTGGTTCTCTTCTTGCCCTATTTCAGATCTGCTGCCGCAACTTAAACTGCTCTATGCCAACCCATAG
- a CDS encoding ATP-binding protein — MKTEPEKTDLLKDQLKYLKLGYLLRHHGELTAEAAKARCSHAEFLRRLVQAETQDRQIRALERRIQAARFPVKKTVDQFQWDWPKELNEAQVRHLFELGFVKERTNAVFCGGVGLGKTHLASALGYAACQAGYTVLFTTAVDAINALVTAQSLHRLQAELKRYMTPAVLVLDEVGYLPLDKSGADLLFQIVSQRYERGSLIVTTNKAYKHWAGIFNNDAGITAAILDRLLHRAQTVVIEGKSYRMKDRLADEPAS, encoded by the coding sequence ATGAAAACAGAACCCGAAAAAACCGATTTATTAAAAGATCAACTCAAGTACCTGAAACTCGGTTACCTGCTGCGCCACCACGGCGAACTCACGGCCGAGGCGGCCAAGGCGCGCTGTTCGCACGCCGAATTTTTACGCCGACTGGTGCAGGCCGAGACCCAGGACCGCCAGATCCGGGCGCTGGAGCGGCGCATCCAGGCAGCGCGCTTCCCGGTCAAGAAAACCGTCGACCAGTTCCAGTGGGACTGGCCCAAGGAGTTGAACGAAGCGCAGGTGCGGCACCTCTTCGAACTGGGCTTTGTCAAGGAGCGCACCAACGCGGTGTTTTGCGGTGGTGTGGGGCTTGGGAAGACACATCTCGCGAGCGCGTTGGGCTACGCGGCGTGCCAGGCGGGCTACACGGTGCTGTTTACGACGGCGGTGGACGCGATCAACGCCCTGGTCACCGCCCAGTCCCTGCACCGGTTGCAAGCCGAGTTGAAGCGTTACATGACCCCTGCGGTGCTCGTGCTCGATGAGGTCGGCTACCTGCCGCTCGACAAGTCGGGGGCCGACCTGCTCTTCCAGATCGTCAGCCAACGCTACGAACGCGGCTCGCTGATCGTCACCACCAACAAGGCCTACAAACACTGGGCAGGGATCTTTAACAACGACGCTGGCATCACCGCGGCGATCCTGGACCGCCTACTGCACCGGGCCCAGACCGTCGTCATCGAGGGCAAATCCTACCGCATGAAAGACCGCCTGGCCGACGAACCTGCAAGCTGA
- a CDS encoding IS21 family transposase encodes MIDYELYCRIKQAEAAGHSAPQIARSLQLHVQTVRRWQAQEKYVRSQAAQVPRPSKLDVHKPAIARWLEAHPFTAMQLWQKVRERGYTGGYSILKDYVRRVRPRNLEAFLTLKFAPGQTAQVDWGSFGAVEVDGTRRALSFFVMVLGYSRFLHVEFTLGQGQEWWLGCHRRAFEKLGGVPREVMVDNCKTAVLSHVPGTDPVYNAQYLDFARHYGFTIKACGPGHPQSKGMVENAVGYVKKSFLGGRQMNGFTELGPAASLWLETVANVRVHAETQGRPVDRLPEERAALLPLNPVASPAVRTLSVRASRRCRVSIETNRYSVPTKFAGALLTAQIEGAQVRFYADRTLVAEHARSFARRADVENPEHVRELEERKRQGARQRLRLRFLELSPAAPAYQRGLEERRLNAGHHLATIVGLVALYGTEAVGRAIESAHELGAYSSDYILNLLEQRARALPQAGPIHLTRADALAALELELRPPDLSPYTQ; translated from the coding sequence GTGATCGATTACGAACTGTATTGCCGGATAAAACAGGCGGAGGCGGCCGGTCACAGTGCGCCGCAAATCGCCCGCTCGCTCCAGTTGCACGTGCAGACGGTGAGGCGCTGGCAGGCGCAGGAAAAGTACGTGCGCAGCCAGGCCGCGCAGGTGCCTAGGCCAAGCAAGCTCGACGTGCACAAGCCGGCGATCGCGCGGTGGCTGGAGGCCCATCCGTTCACCGCCATGCAGCTCTGGCAAAAGGTGCGCGAGCGGGGGTACACGGGCGGGTATTCAATTTTGAAAGACTACGTGCGGCGGGTGCGGCCGAGGAACCTGGAGGCGTTTCTTACCCTCAAGTTTGCCCCCGGCCAGACCGCGCAGGTGGACTGGGGCAGTTTTGGCGCGGTGGAGGTGGACGGCACCCGGCGGGCTTTAAGTTTTTTCGTCATGGTTTTGGGGTACAGCCGGTTCCTGCATGTGGAATTTACCCTCGGGCAGGGCCAGGAGTGGTGGCTGGGCTGTCACCGGCGCGCCTTTGAAAAACTCGGCGGGGTGCCGCGCGAGGTGATGGTGGACAACTGCAAGACGGCCGTCCTCTCGCATGTGCCCGGGACCGACCCGGTGTACAACGCCCAGTACCTGGACTTTGCCCGGCACTACGGGTTTACGATAAAAGCGTGCGGGCCGGGGCATCCGCAGTCCAAGGGCATGGTGGAAAACGCGGTGGGTTACGTGAAAAAAAGCTTCCTTGGCGGGCGGCAGATGAACGGGTTTACCGAGCTGGGGCCGGCCGCCAGCTTGTGGCTGGAAACGGTGGCCAACGTGCGCGTTCACGCTGAAACCCAGGGCCGGCCGGTGGACCGGCTGCCCGAGGAGCGCGCTGCGCTCCTGCCGCTTAACCCGGTGGCCAGTCCGGCGGTGCGCACCTTAAGCGTGCGGGCGTCGCGGCGGTGCCGGGTGAGTATCGAAACGAACCGCTACTCGGTGCCCACGAAGTTTGCCGGGGCGCTACTCACCGCGCAGATCGAGGGGGCGCAGGTGAGGTTTTATGCGGACCGCACCCTGGTGGCCGAGCATGCCCGCAGTTTTGCCCGCCGCGCCGATGTGGAAAACCCCGAGCATGTGCGCGAACTCGAGGAGCGCAAACGGCAGGGGGCGCGGCAGCGCCTGCGGCTACGGTTTTTGGAACTGAGCCCGGCGGCACCCGCCTACCAACGGGGGCTGGAGGAGCGCCGGCTCAACGCGGGACACCACCTGGCGACTATCGTGGGTTTGGTGGCCCTGTATGGAACGGAGGCAGTCGGCCGGGCGATCGAAAGCGCCCATGAACTCGGCGCCTACTCCAGCGATTACATCCTCAACTTGCTCGAACAACGCGCGCGGGCCTTGCCGCAAGCCGGGCCGATCCACCTCACCCGCGCCGACGCGTTGGCCGCACTGGAACTCGAACTGCGTCCCCCGGATTTAAGCCCCTATACCCAATGA
- a CDS encoding SGNH/GDSL hydrolase family protein, whose amino-acid sequence MKKSLAKLQAQSPVTIVSVGDSNNVIAGHTKGHFNWFHHLHLAICETYGDGCVYTINSAVCGNTVAKQLLRLEQDILRWKPDLVIASFGINDQNMGVSRIEEFRTSYRAFVERVRRESGAEILMRTPAPKVFGSGYGEALPSGAKPGVAWPGESGVIERYARAIAELGRELDCVVCDHYSAWAGHKSTAVKLSHSYQGLSCRYADTLHLNAQGHLTMFRELAPCFHVPARFNYEE is encoded by the coding sequence ATGAAGAAAAGCCTAGCAAAACTCCAGGCCCAGTCGCCGGTGACCATTGTATCTGTCGGTGACTCCAACAACGTCATCGCGGGCCATACCAAGGGACATTTTAACTGGTTTCATCACCTTCACCTCGCCATCTGCGAAACCTATGGCGACGGATGCGTCTATACCATCAATAGCGCGGTCTGTGGAAACACGGTAGCCAAGCAACTCCTGCGACTTGAGCAAGACATCCTGCGTTGGAAGCCGGATCTGGTAATCGCATCCTTTGGGATCAACGACCAAAACATGGGAGTTTCCCGCATCGAGGAGTTTCGGACCAGTTACCGGGCATTTGTGGAAAGAGTGCGGCGTGAGAGCGGGGCAGAGATCCTCATGCGCACCCCGGCACCCAAGGTCTTTGGTTCCGGTTACGGGGAAGCATTGCCATCCGGTGCCAAGCCGGGAGTGGCCTGGCCCGGTGAGAGTGGCGTGATCGAACGCTATGCGAGGGCGATTGCGGAGCTTGGCCGAGAGCTGGATTGTGTGGTTTGCGATCACTACTCCGCCTGGGCCGGGCACAAGAGCACCGCCGTAAAGCTGTCCCACAGCTACCAAGGCCTGAGCTGTCGCTATGCGGACACCCTGCATCTCAATGCCCAAGGGCATCTGACCATGTTTCGCGAACTGGCACCCTGTTTCCATGTTCCCGCGAGATTCAACTACGAGGAATAA
- a CDS encoding glycosylase, with protein MRCTHFMESRPPTWLADAFFYEVYPQSFLDTNGDGIGDLPGVIAKLDYIRSLGCNAIWLNPCFESPFGDAGYDISDFYKVAPRYGSNADLTRLFKEAHKRGMRVCLDLVAGHTSTEHPWFKQSSKDGSNSFTNRYVWMNNVFSGPPPGLSMISGFSEREGNYITNFFHFQPALNYGFAKPDPQKPWQLPVDHPDCLATREEMKNIMRYWLDAGADGFRVDMASSLVKGDKDFKETMKLWADMRAMYDAEYPDAVLIAEWSDPARAIAAGFHIDFLIHFNDPSYTSLFRSEPERDLFGFFKNVPPSFFDRKGKGDICAFLDSYLKHFRKTRRSGYISIPSGNHDIMRLAEGRTMDELKVAFTFLMTMPGVPYLYCGDEIGMGYVRGLVSKEGGYNRTGSRTPMQWTKGRNAGFSTAPAKNLYLSIDPARNRPTIEAQEKDPDSLLNHIRQLATLRREHPALGGDGDFEPLYAKRNRYPFVYQRKLGGQRVLVAVNPSDQPVTVMIEASCSKATVLDGVDTTMERAGKKWLIRMGGVSSGIFTLEA; from the coding sequence ATGCGCTGCACCCACTTCATGGAATCCCGCCCACCAACCTGGCTTGCCGATGCCTTTTTTTACGAGGTTTACCCCCAGAGTTTTCTGGACACCAATGGCGATGGCATCGGGGATCTGCCCGGAGTCATCGCAAAATTGGATTATATTCGCTCGTTGGGTTGCAACGCGATTTGGCTGAACCCGTGCTTTGAATCACCCTTCGGTGATGCGGGTTACGATATCAGCGATTTTTACAAGGTCGCCCCGCGCTACGGCTCCAATGCCGATCTGACCCGCCTTTTCAAAGAAGCCCATAAGCGCGGGATGCGTGTCTGTCTCGACCTTGTCGCCGGGCACACTTCCACGGAGCACCCGTGGTTCAAGCAGTCCTCGAAGGACGGGAGCAATTCATTCACCAACCGCTACGTTTGGATGAACAACGTTTTTAGCGGGCCGCCCCCTGGACTCTCGATGATCTCCGGATTTTCCGAGCGGGAGGGAAATTACATCACCAATTTTTTTCACTTCCAGCCGGCACTGAACTACGGCTTCGCGAAACCCGATCCACAGAAGCCGTGGCAACTACCGGTGGATCATCCCGACTGCCTCGCGACGCGCGAGGAGATGAAGAACATCATGCGCTACTGGCTCGACGCCGGGGCGGACGGTTTCCGGGTGGACATGGCGTCCTCCCTCGTGAAGGGCGACAAGGACTTCAAGGAAACGATGAAGCTCTGGGCGGACATGCGGGCCATGTATGACGCTGAATATCCCGACGCCGTTCTCATTGCCGAGTGGTCGGATCCGGCCCGCGCAATCGCTGCGGGTTTCCATATCGATTTTCTCATCCACTTTAACGACCCCTCTTACACTTCGCTTTTCCGGAGCGAGCCCGAGCGAGACCTCTTTGGTTTCTTTAAGAACGTCCCCCCCAGTTTTTTTGATCGCAAGGGAAAGGGCGACATCTGTGCGTTCCTCGATTCCTACCTCAAACACTTCCGCAAAACCCGCCGTTCCGGTTACATCTCCATTCCGAGTGGCAATCACGACATCATGCGGCTCGCGGAGGGTCGGACCATGGACGAACTCAAGGTCGCCTTCACCTTCCTCATGACCATGCCCGGCGTGCCGTATCTTTACTGCGGAGATGAGATCGGCATGGGCTATGTGCGCGGGCTTGTGTCCAAGGAAGGCGGTTACAACCGCACCGGTTCACGCACTCCGATGCAATGGACGAAGGGACGGAATGCCGGATTCTCGACGGCACCCGCGAAAAATCTCTACCTGTCCATCGATCCCGCAAGGAACCGGCCGACCATCGAGGCACAGGAAAAAGATCCCGACTCCTTGCTGAACCACATTCGCCAACTTGCGACGCTGCGCCGCGAACATCCGGCGCTCGGCGGCGATGGGGACTTCGAACCCCTCTACGCAAAACGAAACCGCTATCCGTTTGTTTACCAACGCAAACTCGGCGGCCAACGCGTCCTTGTCGCCGTCAATCCATCCGATCAACCGGTAACGGTCATGATCGAAGCCTCTTGTTCCAAGGCCACGGTTCTCGATGGCGTCGACACAACCATGGAACGAGCAGGGAAAAAATGGCTCATCCGAATGGGTGGCGTATCCAGCGGCATCTTCACTCTTGAGGCGTGA